In Candidatus Ozemobacteraceae bacterium, one genomic interval encodes:
- the fliD gene encoding flagellar filament capping protein FliD, with the protein MVSNISRNWVGGLSSGLDTQSLITKIIEAERAPLNQLEQKRNTLGFQKSMLQDINLKLYGLQNKATDLIFSKTFNSKTVTSSSDKLLSAVANTSAKVGNYTINVKQLASATTVSSAGRLGGAIEMGENLRSSKSLGGPSTALSNLGITPGELKLTIGSATENITVDPNASVQNLINSINTAISGNGNMNGKAVAGYDLKTNRVRVTLLDSNKTLALADTTGNVVGKMFSATGNFTLTKDQPAKDSSLMAIRSGLQTTLRDLGVDPFSGMTIQRQGGPAVTLDLASAGLDENSTVSEFVSAMNRRIDASPDLVRGGAVTGNPADRRLEFKYDQGTGKLILANTDTTDVTKFTVGTSGGNLTAMLFGNTTVASTTDAGLKLYQETFSSIISSGTFTLDGVQISINNQSDTLQNVLSRITSLTGIAATYDPDKDTIRLTRKDGSSQPIGLGAANDTSNFLSVAGLISGSQATAATLASGSSLGFSAADALSQNLETLGLASPGTAGQVRLTVNGVASLVDWNSTDSLSSFMERLDAISGVESVWFDETTRTFRITSEQKGSSAGLKLEDMSGGLADALGIPSGMTATGSDTGPALESSRPLSSLQTSVTLDKAGFAQAITAGTFTINGTTFNISSPGSVTLESLMSTINNNKKAGVKAEFDAHTGKFMLTSTQTGNTSIAIGASTDTSNFLSALGMITAPQNVGKNAIFTVEGLYGGSDIVRQSNDVSDVISGLTFTLKGTTVGSGETITVAADTKNSRKAIDDFLASYNEVMELIYTKLKEEKDSSLQALTEVEKKALSTEELATYEEKFKIGLLAGDSTLSSIRSRMRVVMAGIVGGADKLFDSLSDIGITTGEVGSDYQTTQVGKLSITDEDKLNDVLTNNPEKLAALFANDSSSESNMGIARRLKNMLNEFTKSDGILTLRVGRSGVTNADSSMDRQITLLNKQINRQEEKLADREETLLKQFAALETAMSKYQSQADAFASQLSQLSGR; encoded by the coding sequence ATGGTTAGCAATATTTCGAGAAACTGGGTCGGTGGCCTGTCCAGCGGACTCGACACGCAGAGCCTGATCACCAAGATCATCGAAGCCGAGCGGGCGCCGCTGAATCAGCTCGAACAGAAGCGCAACACGCTTGGCTTCCAGAAGTCGATGCTGCAGGACATCAATCTCAAGTTGTACGGCCTTCAGAACAAGGCCACCGACCTGATCTTCTCGAAGACCTTCAACTCCAAGACCGTTACCTCCTCGAGCGACAAGCTGCTGAGCGCCGTTGCGAACACGTCGGCGAAAGTCGGCAATTACACGATCAACGTGAAACAACTGGCTTCCGCCACGACCGTCTCTTCCGCCGGCAGGCTTGGGGGAGCGATCGAGATGGGGGAGAATCTCCGAAGTTCGAAATCGCTTGGCGGACCGAGCACGGCGCTGAGCAATCTCGGCATTACCCCCGGGGAATTGAAACTGACGATCGGTTCTGCGACGGAGAACATCACGGTCGATCCGAATGCCTCCGTCCAGAACCTGATCAACAGTATCAATACGGCGATATCCGGCAATGGCAACATGAACGGGAAAGCCGTCGCCGGGTATGACCTGAAGACGAACCGGGTCCGCGTTACCCTCCTCGACAGCAACAAGACGCTGGCCCTGGCGGATACCACGGGCAATGTCGTCGGAAAGATGTTTTCCGCCACGGGAAATTTCACCCTCACGAAGGACCAACCGGCGAAGGATTCGAGCCTGATGGCCATCAGGTCCGGGCTTCAGACGACGCTGCGCGACCTCGGCGTCGACCCCTTCTCCGGCATGACCATCCAGCGGCAGGGCGGGCCGGCGGTGACGCTCGACCTGGCTTCGGCGGGTCTCGATGAGAATTCGACGGTATCCGAGTTCGTGAGCGCGATGAATCGCCGGATCGATGCTTCCCCCGATCTGGTTCGGGGCGGCGCGGTCACCGGTAACCCGGCGGACCGCCGGCTCGAGTTCAAATACGATCAGGGGACGGGGAAGCTGATATTGGCGAACACAGACACCACGGATGTGACGAAGTTCACCGTCGGCACTTCGGGCGGGAATCTCACGGCCATGCTGTTCGGAAACACGACGGTCGCCTCGACGACGGACGCCGGGTTGAAACTCTACCAGGAGACGTTCTCCTCGATCATTTCCTCCGGGACGTTCACGCTCGACGGGGTGCAGATCTCGATCAACAACCAGAGTGACACGCTCCAGAACGTGCTTTCGCGGATTACCTCCCTGACCGGCATTGCCGCGACATACGATCCAGACAAAGACACGATCAGACTGACGCGCAAAGACGGGAGTTCTCAGCCGATCGGTCTCGGCGCCGCGAACGACACGAGCAACTTCCTTTCCGTTGCCGGCCTGATCAGCGGTTCCCAGGCGACGGCGGCAACGCTCGCGAGCGGTTCGAGCCTCGGTTTCTCGGCTGCCGACGCCCTTTCCCAGAACCTCGAAACACTCGGCCTTGCCTCACCCGGCACGGCTGGTCAGGTGCGGCTGACGGTGAACGGCGTGGCGAGCCTGGTCGACTGGAACTCGACGGATTCGCTTTCCTCCTTCATGGAGCGGCTGGACGCGATTTCGGGCGTCGAAAGCGTCTGGTTCGATGAAACCACCCGGACTTTCCGGATCACGTCGGAGCAGAAAGGAAGTTCCGCCGGGCTCAAGCTCGAAGACATGAGCGGCGGACTCGCCGATGCCCTTGGAATACCGTCAGGAATGACGGCAACCGGATCCGATACCGGCCCGGCCCTCGAAAGCAGTCGTCCGCTTTCTTCGCTTCAGACGTCCGTGACGCTCGACAAGGCGGGGTTTGCACAGGCCATTACGGCCGGAACATTCACCATCAACGGCACGACGTTCAACATCTCGAGCCCCGGCTCCGTGACCCTGGAATCGCTGATGTCGACGATCAACAACAACAAGAAAGCCGGCGTGAAGGCGGAGTTCGACGCGCACACCGGCAAGTTCATGCTGACCTCGACGCAGACGGGAAATACCTCTATCGCCATCGGGGCTTCGACCGACACCAGCAACTTCCTGTCGGCTCTCGGCATGATCACAGCCCCCCAGAACGTCGGGAAAAATGCGATCTTCACCGTCGAGGGGCTGTACGGCGGGTCGGATATCGTGAGGCAGTCGAATGACGTGTCTGACGTCATCAGCGGTCTGACCTTCACCCTCAAAGGCACGACGGTCGGAAGCGGCGAGACGATCACCGTCGCGGCCGACACGAAGAATTCCCGCAAGGCCATCGACGATTTCCTTGCCAGTTACAACGAAGTGATGGAGTTGATATACACCAAACTCAAGGAAGAGAAGGATTCATCGCTCCAGGCCCTGACGGAAGTCGAGAAGAAGGCCCTCTCTACGGAAGAACTCGCCACCTACGAGGAAAAATTCAAGATCGGACTTCTTGCCGGCGATTCGACGCTCTCGTCGATACGGAGCAGGATGCGCGTCGTCATGGCGGGCATCGTCGGCGGCGCAGACAAGCTGTTCGACAGCCTTTCCGATATCGGCATCACGACCGGCGAGGTCGGTTCGGATTACCAGACGACCCAGGTCGGAAAGCTGTCCATCACGGATGAGGACAAGCTGAACGACGTGCTGACCAACAATCCCGAAAAGCTTGCGGCGCTGTTCGCGAACGATTCGTCCAGCGAATCGAACATGGGGATCGCCCGCCGGCTCAAAAACATGCTGAACGAGTTCACCAAGAGCGACGGTATCCTCACGCTTCGCGTCGGCCGCTCGGGCGTCACGAACGCCGACAGTTCGATGGATCGCCAGATCACCCTCCTCAACAAGCAGATCAATCGCCAGGAGGAAAAACTCGCGGATCGCGAGGAAACGTTGCTGAAACAGTTTGCGGCTCTCGAAACCGCGATGTCGAAATATCAGAGCCAGGCGGATGCGTTCGCCAGCCAGCTTTCACAGCTGAGCGGCCGCTGA
- a CDS encoding DUF115 domain-containing protein, whose translation MMESPFLKANLQALVRHPHLVAMAQQHADAASDASYRVEPARTGLPTLTIATGGKTFSYHSRYDPLAEAARQADSVLQPQHTNVMILGAGLGYLVDVVLEKLARPGFERQVYVVEPDPQVFLRALASRDMRPALNDPRIEWCVGMTPDEFGDRWAMGLDWVNLDALAVVEHPPSLSRFHGYFERLKEKVLYLANRSKGNLVTLMHTGNEFHSNSFANLRAALTLPGVGRMFGRFAGVPAVIVAAGPSLEKNAALLADIRDRFLVIAVDTSFRQLVARNIRPHIVLAADPSYLNSLDFVGVENETGVVLAVEPMTHPDIIEQFRGPKMAMTFGGGLQTLIEPFREPTGKVVCWGSIATTAFDLARSCGCDPIVFVGLDLSFQDGKLYARGSYSDDVFYDRVHPLTSLEHETVEYIQTRGTHRIAMSDGSVLYTDQNMHMYRAWFEDQFRQTAAKVVNATEGGVVTRHVTCMTMADVVKTYADKGAPIAGIMREVVEKPVRADVPGMIARLEELMKVLRQQQDDVRRAAALCRKLAGAASRDAQPSALTGPALVQYRELLELHDHLLDDMTVYGWYAVHQTRFVNRHALELKRLRADETAKTLAWIEEIGLFLESVTKFHEYQYPLMEAAIHSLAAPARDAVQERPVTP comes from the coding sequence ATGATGGAATCGCCGTTCCTGAAGGCAAATCTGCAGGCGCTGGTACGCCACCCGCATCTCGTTGCGATGGCGCAACAGCATGCCGATGCTGCCTCCGATGCCTCTTACCGGGTGGAACCGGCCCGCACGGGGCTTCCAACGCTGACCATCGCGACCGGCGGAAAGACCTTTTCCTATCACAGCCGCTACGACCCCCTCGCGGAAGCCGCCCGCCAGGCGGATTCCGTGCTTCAGCCGCAGCATACGAACGTCATGATCCTGGGCGCCGGCCTGGGATACCTGGTCGACGTCGTCCTGGAGAAGCTCGCCCGGCCGGGGTTCGAGCGCCAGGTGTACGTCGTCGAACCCGATCCGCAGGTCTTTCTGCGAGCCCTGGCAAGCCGCGACATGCGGCCCGCATTGAACGATCCGCGAATCGAGTGGTGCGTCGGGATGACGCCGGACGAGTTCGGCGATCGGTGGGCGATGGGGCTCGACTGGGTCAACCTCGATGCGCTGGCCGTCGTCGAACATCCGCCGTCGCTGTCGCGTTTTCACGGGTATTTCGAACGTCTCAAGGAAAAGGTGCTGTATCTCGCGAACCGGTCCAAGGGCAACCTGGTCACGCTGATGCACACGGGGAACGAGTTTCATTCGAACTCGTTCGCCAATCTCCGTGCAGCCCTGACGCTGCCGGGCGTAGGGCGGATGTTCGGGCGGTTCGCCGGGGTGCCCGCCGTGATCGTCGCCGCCGGCCCGTCGCTCGAGAAGAACGCCGCTCTGCTCGCCGACATCCGCGACCGGTTCCTCGTGATCGCCGTTGACACGTCGTTCCGGCAACTCGTTGCACGAAATATACGTCCTCATATTGTATTGGCCGCAGACCCGAGTTACCTGAATTCGCTCGACTTCGTCGGGGTCGAGAACGAAACCGGCGTCGTTCTCGCCGTCGAGCCGATGACGCATCCCGACATCATCGAGCAGTTCCGGGGACCGAAGATGGCCATGACGTTCGGCGGCGGCCTGCAGACGCTGATCGAGCCGTTTCGCGAGCCGACCGGCAAGGTCGTCTGCTGGGGCTCGATCGCGACGACCGCGTTCGATCTCGCGCGAAGCTGCGGCTGCGACCCCATCGTCTTCGTCGGGCTCGACCTGTCATTCCAGGACGGCAAACTCTACGCCCGAGGTTCGTATTCCGACGACGTCTTTTACGACCGGGTGCATCCTCTGACGTCGCTCGAACACGAGACGGTCGAGTATATCCAGACCCGCGGTACACACCGGATCGCGATGTCCGACGGTTCGGTCCTGTACACGGACCAGAATATGCACATGTATCGCGCCTGGTTCGAGGACCAGTTCCGGCAGACCGCCGCGAAAGTCGTCAACGCCACCGAGGGCGGCGTGGTGACCCGGCACGTGACCTGCATGACGATGGCGGACGTCGTGAAAACGTATGCGGACAAGGGCGCCCCGATTGCCGGGATCATGCGGGAGGTCGTCGAAAAGCCGGTGCGGGCCGATGTTCCCGGCATGATCGCCCGCCTCGAAGAGCTGATGAAGGTTCTGCGGCAGCAGCAGGACGACGTCCGCCGAGCTGCCGCCCTCTGCAGGAAACTTGCCGGAGCGGCTTCCCGCGATGCGCAGCCGTCCGCCCTGACCGGCCCCGCGCTCGTCCAATACCGCGAGCTGCTCGAACTGCACGACCATCTTCTCGATGACATGACGGTGTATGGCTGGTATGCCGTTCACCAGACCAGGTTCGTCAACCGGCATGCGCTCGAACTCAAGCGGTTGAGAGCCGATGAAACGGCGAAAACGCTCGCCTGGATCGAGGAGATCGGGCTTTTCCTCGAGTCGGTGACGAAGTTTCACGAGTACCAGTATCCCCTGATGGAAGCGGCGATCCATTCGCTTGCGGCGCCCGCTCGGGATGCAGTCCAGGAAAGGCCGGTAACGCCCTGA